In the bacterium SCSIO 12741 genome, CTAAAATCTCGAGGCTACTAATCGACTCCAATCCAACGTAAAGAAAGAAGCACAGGAAAACGCCGAGAATAAAAGACACAATTTGATTAACCGAAATAGAAGAGGCAAATAAACCAATAGCGACAAAGGCGGATGCTAAAAAGACCAAGCCGGCATATGATCCCCACATGGCTCCGGTGTCCACATTAAAAGGAGGTGCGCCTAATACACTAACCGTGTAGAAGTAAAGCAGGGTGGGAACCAGAGTGAAAATTACCAAGAGGATTCCAGCCAAATATTTGCTTACAATGATTTGCCAGTCGCTCACGGGCTTGGTCAGAAGAAGTTCAATAGTTCCGGTTCTTTTTTCTTCCGAAAACATCCGCATGGTAATGGCCGGGGCCAGAAACATAAATACCCAGGGAGCT is a window encoding:
- the gldF gene encoding gliding motility-associated ABC transporter permease subunit GldF, whose product is MVTLLRKEISGFLNSLIGYIVMIIFLLAVGLFLWVFPGSYNLLDAGYANIDSLFVLAPWVFMFLAPAITMRMFSEEKRTGTIELLLTKPVSDWQIIVSKYLAGILLVIFTLVPTLLYFYTVSVLGAPPFNVDTGAMWGSYAGLVFLASAFVAIGLFASSISVNQIVSFILGVFLCFFLYVGLESISSLEILGIADHVILKLGINEHYISMSRGVIDSRDVIYFLSLIVLFMLLTKLKLDTRKW